Proteins from a genomic interval of Acanthopagrus latus isolate v.2019 chromosome 7, fAcaLat1.1, whole genome shotgun sequence:
- the LOC119022396 gene encoding uncharacterized protein LOC119022396 isoform X1 yields the protein MKLCQTLICFIILSLQDGNTGLINAETIKGMEGGNIIHECSFFFSGSRKIFCKEGCEEKDILVETTADRAQRGRYSIEWKEADSKLGYSLLNVSITNLTKSDSGRYTCRVDGGYLANKEFEIRVEDALITEPNRPLPPRPPSVPSTSAPTTTQSSNVVPRSSTPSSASTYTSSQSGQSNRTAGPGVQLYVGLALLFMVVMLSVAVVIFCRGRASKPKGKPVETEYADVTEASQAYEEIREDRERRSSPVEISTVYTCAKYVKPNAEDTKDNSSLVNGATCENKTEVDLNKLTYSEVDFSNRTAASLSSAPCGDADNVVYSVPRGARSDGSHGGDASPPLYSTVTVPHV from the exons ATGAAACTCTGCCAAACGTTGATCTGCTTCATCATCCTCT CTCTGCAGGATGGAAACACTGGACTCATCAATGCAGAAACTATTAAAGGAATGGAAGGAGGAAACATCATACATGAGtgttccttcttcttctctggaaGCAGGAAGATCTTCTGTAAGGAAGGAtgtgaagaaaaagacattCTTGTTGAAACAACTGCTGACAGAGCTCAGAGAGGCAGATACAGCATCGAATGGAAAGAAGCAGATAGTAAATTAGGTTATTCACTTCTGAATGTGAGCATCACAAACCTGACCAAGTCTGACTCGGGGCGCTACACATGTAGAGTGGACGGAGGTTATCTCGCAAACAAGGAGTTTGAGATCAGAGTTGAAGATG CTCTGATCACAGAACCAAACcgccctctccctcctcgtccACCATCAGTCCCGTCAACATCAGCACCGACAACAACACAGAGTTCAAACGTCGTTCCAAGAAGCTCCACACCTTCATCAGCCTCCACTTACACCAGCAGCCAGTCTGGACAGAGTAACAGAACTGCAGGTCCAG GTGTGCAGCTGTATGTGGGTCTGGCTCTGCTCTTCATGGTCGTCATGTTATCAGTGGCTGTGGTGATTTTCTGCAGGGGGAGGGCCAGCAAACCCAAAG gAAAACCTGTGGAAACTGAGTATGCTGACGTGACTGAG GCCAGCCAAGCGTATGAGGAgatcagagaggacagagagagaagatccTCTCCTGTAGAAATATCTACAGTTTACACTTGTGCCAAATATGTCAAGCCAAATGCAGAAGATACCAAAGATAATAGCAGTTTGGTCAATGGAGCCACTTGTGAGAATAAA ACTGAAGTCGACTTGAATAAACTGACCTACTCCGAGGTGGACTTCTCCAACCGCACAGCTGCCTCGCTCAGCAGCGCCCCCTGTGGTGATGCAGATAATGTCGTCTACTCCGTGCCCAGAGGAGCGCGGTCAGACGGCAGCCACGGCGGAGACGCATCACCTCCTCTTTACTCGACCGTTACTGTGCCTCATGTGTAG
- the LOC119022396 gene encoding uncharacterized protein LOC119022396 isoform X2: MKLCQTLICFIILSLQDGNTGLINAETIKGMEGGNIIHECSFFFSGSRKIFCKEGCEEKDILVETTADRAQRGRYSIEWKEADSKLGYSLLNVSITNLTKSDSGRYTCRVDGGYLANKEFEIRVEDALITEPNRPLPPRPPSVPSTSAPTTTQSSNVVPRSSTPSSASTYTSSQSGQSNRTAGVQLYVGLALLFMVVMLSVAVVIFCRGRASKPKGKPVETEYADVTEASQAYEEIREDRERRSSPVEISTVYTCAKYVKPNAEDTKDNSSLVNGATCENKTEVDLNKLTYSEVDFSNRTAASLSSAPCGDADNVVYSVPRGARSDGSHGGDASPPLYSTVTVPHV; encoded by the exons ATGAAACTCTGCCAAACGTTGATCTGCTTCATCATCCTCT CTCTGCAGGATGGAAACACTGGACTCATCAATGCAGAAACTATTAAAGGAATGGAAGGAGGAAACATCATACATGAGtgttccttcttcttctctggaaGCAGGAAGATCTTCTGTAAGGAAGGAtgtgaagaaaaagacattCTTGTTGAAACAACTGCTGACAGAGCTCAGAGAGGCAGATACAGCATCGAATGGAAAGAAGCAGATAGTAAATTAGGTTATTCACTTCTGAATGTGAGCATCACAAACCTGACCAAGTCTGACTCGGGGCGCTACACATGTAGAGTGGACGGAGGTTATCTCGCAAACAAGGAGTTTGAGATCAGAGTTGAAGATG CTCTGATCACAGAACCAAACcgccctctccctcctcgtccACCATCAGTCCCGTCAACATCAGCACCGACAACAACACAGAGTTCAAACGTCGTTCCAAGAAGCTCCACACCTTCATCAGCCTCCACTTACACCAGCAGCCAGTCTGGACAGAGTAACAGAACTGCAG GTGTGCAGCTGTATGTGGGTCTGGCTCTGCTCTTCATGGTCGTCATGTTATCAGTGGCTGTGGTGATTTTCTGCAGGGGGAGGGCCAGCAAACCCAAAG gAAAACCTGTGGAAACTGAGTATGCTGACGTGACTGAG GCCAGCCAAGCGTATGAGGAgatcagagaggacagagagagaagatccTCTCCTGTAGAAATATCTACAGTTTACACTTGTGCCAAATATGTCAAGCCAAATGCAGAAGATACCAAAGATAATAGCAGTTTGGTCAATGGAGCCACTTGTGAGAATAAA ACTGAAGTCGACTTGAATAAACTGACCTACTCCGAGGTGGACTTCTCCAACCGCACAGCTGCCTCGCTCAGCAGCGCCCCCTGTGGTGATGCAGATAATGTCGTCTACTCCGTGCCCAGAGGAGCGCGGTCAGACGGCAGCCACGGCGGAGACGCATCACCTCCTCTTTACTCGACCGTTACTGTGCCTCATGTGTAG
- the LOC119022396 gene encoding uncharacterized protein LOC119022396 isoform X3 translates to MKLCQTLICFIILSLQDGNTGLINAETIKGMEGGNIIHECSFFFSGSRKIFCKEGCEEKDILVETTADRAQRGRYSIEWKEADSKLGYSLLNVSITNLTKSDSGRYTCRVDGGYLANKEFEIRVEDVPSTSAPTTTQSSNVVPRSSTPSSASTYTSSQSGQSNRTAGPGVQLYVGLALLFMVVMLSVAVVIFCRGRASKPKGKPVETEYADVTEASQAYEEIREDRERRSSPVEISTVYTCAKYVKPNAEDTKDNSSLVNGATCENKTEVDLNKLTYSEVDFSNRTAASLSSAPCGDADNVVYSVPRGARSDGSHGGDASPPLYSTVTVPHV, encoded by the exons ATGAAACTCTGCCAAACGTTGATCTGCTTCATCATCCTCT CTCTGCAGGATGGAAACACTGGACTCATCAATGCAGAAACTATTAAAGGAATGGAAGGAGGAAACATCATACATGAGtgttccttcttcttctctggaaGCAGGAAGATCTTCTGTAAGGAAGGAtgtgaagaaaaagacattCTTGTTGAAACAACTGCTGACAGAGCTCAGAGAGGCAGATACAGCATCGAATGGAAAGAAGCAGATAGTAAATTAGGTTATTCACTTCTGAATGTGAGCATCACAAACCTGACCAAGTCTGACTCGGGGCGCTACACATGTAGAGTGGACGGAGGTTATCTCGCAAACAAGGAGTTTGAGATCAGAGTTGAAGATG TCCCGTCAACATCAGCACCGACAACAACACAGAGTTCAAACGTCGTTCCAAGAAGCTCCACACCTTCATCAGCCTCCACTTACACCAGCAGCCAGTCTGGACAGAGTAACAGAACTGCAGGTCCAG GTGTGCAGCTGTATGTGGGTCTGGCTCTGCTCTTCATGGTCGTCATGTTATCAGTGGCTGTGGTGATTTTCTGCAGGGGGAGGGCCAGCAAACCCAAAG gAAAACCTGTGGAAACTGAGTATGCTGACGTGACTGAG GCCAGCCAAGCGTATGAGGAgatcagagaggacagagagagaagatccTCTCCTGTAGAAATATCTACAGTTTACACTTGTGCCAAATATGTCAAGCCAAATGCAGAAGATACCAAAGATAATAGCAGTTTGGTCAATGGAGCCACTTGTGAGAATAAA ACTGAAGTCGACTTGAATAAACTGACCTACTCCGAGGTGGACTTCTCCAACCGCACAGCTGCCTCGCTCAGCAGCGCCCCCTGTGGTGATGCAGATAATGTCGTCTACTCCGTGCCCAGAGGAGCGCGGTCAGACGGCAGCCACGGCGGAGACGCATCACCTCCTCTTTACTCGACCGTTACTGTGCCTCATGTGTAG
- the LOC119023030 gene encoding uncharacterized protein LOC119023030 isoform X1 — translation MNIHHVVFFCFSSAAVINGNAAPVDYHTKLEGLDFINQYNLNVQPGSSIYLCRNDCRREDILVETQGKLTQKDRYRIRYDKIDKKVHVVIADLNPSDTGSYKVGVGEFSSFSSYKEFEINVRARCEKVIYGEQRVYRGSVGGNITIQCSLSAHSLNRKFLCRDTCHNILIETTAERAISNKYEITYGNNGLFNVTITQLNLLDSGRYSCGVGRQFQTNQCQVFEIAVTGGGALRPLICLTAVVLLFVCVLLLYKRRIRSVEYGNTRESEGNPETSVYDDCAPVSTYEVSAYWELEPQSRDHTLYCTLEMLPYVDVLPSQERA, via the exons atGAACATCCACCATGTTGTGTTCTTCTGCTTCTCATCAG cagcagtgatcAATGGAAACGCAGCCCCCGTCGATTATCATACAAAACTGGAAGGCCTAGATTTCATAAATCAATATAACCTTAACGTGCAGCCAGGAAGCAGCATATATCTCTGTAGGAACGACTGCAGGAGGGAAGACATCCTCGTAGAAACACAAGGGAAACTAACGCAGAAGGACAGATACAGAATTAGATACgacaaaattgacaaaaaagTGCACGTCGTCATCGCAGATCTGAACCCGTCTGACACGGGAAGCTACAAAGTTGGTGTGGGAGAATTTTCCTCCTTCAGTTCATACAAGGAGTTTGAGATCAACGTTCGAG cTCGATGTGAGAAAGTGATCTATGGAGAGCAGAGAGTCTACAGAGGCAGTGTTGGAGGAAACATCACAATCCAGTGCTCCTTGTCTGCACATTCTTTAAACAGGAAGTTCCTCTGTCGGGACACATGCCACAACATTCTCATTGAAACCACTGCTGAGAGAGCCATTAGCAACAAATATGAAATCACATATGGGAACAACGGGCTCTTTAATGTGACCATCACACAGCTGAACTTGTTGGACTCGGGACGCTACAGTTGCGGCGTGGGACGACAGTTTCAAACAAATCAGTGTCAGGTGTTCGAGATCGCTGTTACAGGTG GCGGCGCCTTGCGTCCGCTCATCTGTCTGACTGCGGTCGTGCTGTTGTTCGTTTGCGTGCTGCTCCTCTACAAACGGAGGATCAGAAGTGTTGAGT ATGGAAACACCAGGGAAAGTGAAGGAAACCCGGAG aCTTCCGTCTACGACGACTGTGCTCCCGTCTCCACATATGAAGTATCAGCCTACTGGGAGCTTGAGCCTCAGAGCAGGGATCACACCCTGTACTGCACACTGGAGATGCTGCCGTATGTGGATGTTCTACCCTCACAAGAACGAGCTTAA
- the LOC119023030 gene encoding uncharacterized protein LOC119023030 isoform X2, giving the protein MNIHHVVFFCFSSAVINGNAAPVDYHTKLEGLDFINQYNLNVQPGSSIYLCRNDCRREDILVETQGKLTQKDRYRIRYDKIDKKVHVVIADLNPSDTGSYKVGVGEFSSFSSYKEFEINVRARCEKVIYGEQRVYRGSVGGNITIQCSLSAHSLNRKFLCRDTCHNILIETTAERAISNKYEITYGNNGLFNVTITQLNLLDSGRYSCGVGRQFQTNQCQVFEIAVTGGGALRPLICLTAVVLLFVCVLLLYKRRIRSVEYGNTRESEGNPETSVYDDCAPVSTYEVSAYWELEPQSRDHTLYCTLEMLPYVDVLPSQERA; this is encoded by the exons atGAACATCCACCATGTTGTGTTCTTCTGCTTCTCATCAG cagtgatcAATGGAAACGCAGCCCCCGTCGATTATCATACAAAACTGGAAGGCCTAGATTTCATAAATCAATATAACCTTAACGTGCAGCCAGGAAGCAGCATATATCTCTGTAGGAACGACTGCAGGAGGGAAGACATCCTCGTAGAAACACAAGGGAAACTAACGCAGAAGGACAGATACAGAATTAGATACgacaaaattgacaaaaaagTGCACGTCGTCATCGCAGATCTGAACCCGTCTGACACGGGAAGCTACAAAGTTGGTGTGGGAGAATTTTCCTCCTTCAGTTCATACAAGGAGTTTGAGATCAACGTTCGAG cTCGATGTGAGAAAGTGATCTATGGAGAGCAGAGAGTCTACAGAGGCAGTGTTGGAGGAAACATCACAATCCAGTGCTCCTTGTCTGCACATTCTTTAAACAGGAAGTTCCTCTGTCGGGACACATGCCACAACATTCTCATTGAAACCACTGCTGAGAGAGCCATTAGCAACAAATATGAAATCACATATGGGAACAACGGGCTCTTTAATGTGACCATCACACAGCTGAACTTGTTGGACTCGGGACGCTACAGTTGCGGCGTGGGACGACAGTTTCAAACAAATCAGTGTCAGGTGTTCGAGATCGCTGTTACAGGTG GCGGCGCCTTGCGTCCGCTCATCTGTCTGACTGCGGTCGTGCTGTTGTTCGTTTGCGTGCTGCTCCTCTACAAACGGAGGATCAGAAGTGTTGAGT ATGGAAACACCAGGGAAAGTGAAGGAAACCCGGAG aCTTCCGTCTACGACGACTGTGCTCCCGTCTCCACATATGAAGTATCAGCCTACTGGGAGCTTGAGCCTCAGAGCAGGGATCACACCCTGTACTGCACACTGGAGATGCTGCCGTATGTGGATGTTCTACCCTCACAAGAACGAGCTTAA